One genomic region from Capsicum annuum cultivar UCD-10X-F1 unplaced genomic scaffold, UCD10Xv1.1 ctg81808, whole genome shotgun sequence encodes:
- the LOC124895398 gene encoding inactive protein RESTRICTED TEV MOVEMENT 1-like isoform X2 has protein sequence MEVFGKKRKKVVLDYTSEFLTLVSGTCDDESFGLTSITFGTNKGTYGPYGSKKNSPYEKEIKLEIGKDRSFGGFHGTKTDNCIESIGVYLKTVTSSMIIPRRSQSVGYTAW, from the coding sequence GTTGTGTTGGATTATACATCAGAATTTCTTACTCTTGTAAGTGGCACATGTGATGATGAATCATTTGGTTTGACATCAATAACATTTGGTACTAATAAAGGTACCTATGGACCATATGGGAGCAAAAAAAACTCACCATATGAAAAAGAGATCAAATTGGAAATTGGAAAGGATCGTTCTTTTGGTGGATTTCATGGCACTAAAACTGATAATTGCATTGAGAGTATTGGGGTTTATTTGAAGACTGTCACATCTTCCATGATCATACCTAGACGTTCTCAATCAGTTGGTTATACTGCTTGGTAA